Proteins found in one Synechococcus sp. LA31 genomic segment:
- a CDS encoding glycosyltransferase has protein sequence MSEFQAPTPQEREAMQAWAAQLADPPRIAVVMPVFDPRPDWLQEAIESVRGQLYPHWQLCIADDCSTNPDIRELLEIAAQSDERIHVVFRERNGHISASSNSALELVDAPWMALLDHDDLLTEDALTWVARSILEQPSVRMLYSDEDKLGADGLARDPFFKTDWNPVLMEGQNAVCHLGVYSTELVRAVGGFREGFEGAQDHDLTLRCSRQLHRDQIVHIPRILYHWRLHAESTASGLDAKPYSNTAAQRAVAEHLQCLQVSATQVECSEAGLQPRFAAPVPAPSVSVIIPTRNGLDVLRACLLSLLSKTDYPNLEVLVVDNGSDDPATLAFLADLESDGRIRVLLDPSPFNYSSLNNNAVNQARGEWICLMNNDIEVFQPGWLVQMLAYGRRPGVGAVGARLLYPDRRIQHGGVLLGIGGVAGHAHHGLAHNDLGYYCRAQLAQEISAVTAACLLVSKQHYQAVGGLDAAHLSVAFNDVDFCLKLGEMGLRNIYAPTAVLLHHESVSRGYEDTPAKQARFAKEVAWMQERWQHRLTADPAYNPNLTLDGEPFRIARPPRLKRWVS, from the coding sequence TTGTCGGAGTTTCAGGCACCGACTCCCCAAGAACGGGAGGCGATGCAGGCTTGGGCTGCTCAACTCGCCGATCCTCCCCGGATTGCGGTGGTGATGCCGGTGTTCGATCCCCGGCCGGATTGGTTACAAGAGGCGATCGAATCCGTTCGCGGGCAGCTGTATCCACACTGGCAGCTCTGCATTGCTGACGACTGCTCCACGAACCCCGACATTCGCGAACTCCTCGAGATTGCTGCGCAAAGCGACGAGCGCATCCATGTGGTGTTTCGTGAGCGGAATGGTCATATTTCGGCATCATCTAATTCGGCCTTGGAGTTAGTTGATGCTCCATGGATGGCTCTTTTAGATCACGATGATCTACTCACGGAGGATGCATTAACTTGGGTGGCACGCTCAATCCTGGAGCAGCCATCTGTTCGGATGCTTTACAGCGATGAAGATAAATTAGGGGCTGATGGTTTGGCGCGTGACCCTTTCTTTAAGACGGATTGGAATCCGGTGTTGATGGAGGGTCAAAATGCGGTATGCCATTTAGGTGTTTACAGCACTGAGCTTGTTCGAGCGGTTGGTGGATTTCGCGAAGGCTTTGAAGGGGCGCAGGATCACGACCTCACGTTGCGGTGCTCGCGTCAGCTTCACCGCGATCAGATTGTTCATATTCCTCGTATCCTTTATCACTGGCGTTTGCATGCGGAGAGCACGGCTTCAGGTCTTGATGCGAAGCCCTATAGCAACACTGCCGCTCAACGAGCTGTTGCTGAACATTTGCAGTGCTTGCAGGTGTCTGCCACGCAAGTGGAGTGTTCGGAGGCAGGGTTGCAGCCTCGGTTCGCTGCTCCTGTTCCGGCTCCAAGTGTGAGCGTTATCATTCCCACGCGGAATGGCCTTGATGTGCTGAGGGCTTGCTTGCTCAGTTTGCTGAGCAAAACCGACTACCCCAACCTTGAGGTGTTGGTGGTGGATAACGGTTCAGATGATCCTGCAACGCTGGCTTTTCTGGCTGATCTGGAATCAGACGGGCGAATTCGGGTGCTGCTTGATCCGAGCCCGTTCAATTACTCATCGCTGAATAACAACGCTGTAAATCAGGCGAGGGGGGAATGGATTTGCCTGATGAATAACGATATCGAGGTGTTTCAGCCAGGCTGGCTCGTCCAGATGTTGGCCTATGGGCGTAGGCCGGGTGTGGGTGCTGTTGGGGCCAGGTTGCTTTATCCAGACCGGCGCATTCAGCACGGTGGAGTGCTCTTAGGGATCGGCGGTGTGGCTGGACATGCCCACCATGGCTTGGCACATAATGATCTGGGCTATTACTGCCGAGCTCAACTGGCGCAGGAAATTTCAGCGGTGACGGCTGCTTGTTTGTTGGTGAGCAAGCAGCACTATCAGGCTGTGGGTGGTTTGGATGCAGCACATCTCAGTGTGGCTTTCAATGATGTGGATTTCTGTCTGAAGCTTGGTGAGATGGGCCTTCGTAACATCTATGCGCCAACGGCTGTTCTGTTGCACCATGAATCGGTGAGTCGTGGTTATGAAGACACGCCGGCTAAGCAGGCCCGCTTTGCCAAGGAGGTGGCCTGGATGCAAGAGCGTTGGCAGCATCGCCTGACAGCCGATCCCGCTTACAACCCCAACCTGACCCTGGATGGGGAACCGTTTCGCATTGCGCGACCTCCCCGTTTGAAGCGCTGGGTGTCTTAG
- a CDS encoding glycosyltransferase family 2 protein, whose protein sequence is MGLGAVVSAAAIEVVLPTYNGAPYLEAQLASISAQTLRPERVLLRDDGSSDGTEALICQLQERYGAWLQVLPADGNLGCTSNVNRLLQATMAPYVALADQDDLWLPHKLERSLAEMQELEASRGSTTPLLVHGDLELIDAHGERLGCRYLQRQRLDPRRCAPVDLALTNVVTGCTALLNRALLQKALPIPPEALMHDWWLALVASAFGEIALVDEPGVLYRQHGSNVLGAQGLGLAYWRQRLQALLADPAAGGHTRAALQQAELFEQRYGQSISALPALLHLRRRQRWWALLRLPVEQHPWKHGPLRTLGLYGLLAWLPR, encoded by the coding sequence ATGGGGCTGGGCGCTGTGGTGAGTGCCGCCGCCATCGAGGTGGTGCTGCCGACTTACAACGGCGCGCCTTACTTGGAGGCACAGTTGGCTTCGATCAGCGCACAAACCCTCCGCCCCGAGCGGGTGCTGCTGCGCGACGACGGCTCCAGCGATGGCACCGAAGCCCTGATTTGCCAACTGCAAGAGCGGTACGGGGCCTGGCTGCAGGTGTTGCCCGCTGATGGCAATCTCGGCTGCACATCCAACGTGAATCGGCTGCTGCAAGCCACCATGGCTCCTTATGTGGCCTTGGCGGATCAGGACGATCTTTGGCTGCCCCACAAGCTGGAGCGCTCCCTGGCGGAGATGCAGGAGCTGGAGGCCAGCCGCGGTAGCACTACACCACTGCTCGTGCATGGTGATCTGGAGCTCATCGATGCCCATGGGGAGCGGCTGGGCTGCCGCTACTTGCAGCGCCAGCGCTTGGATCCGCGGCGTTGTGCTCCGGTGGATCTGGCGCTCACCAACGTGGTGACCGGTTGCACCGCTCTCCTGAACCGGGCTCTGCTCCAGAAGGCCCTGCCGATTCCTCCGGAAGCGCTGATGCACGACTGGTGGCTGGCCTTGGTGGCCAGTGCCTTTGGAGAGATCGCGCTGGTGGACGAGCCCGGGGTGCTCTATCGCCAACACGGCAGCAATGTGCTCGGAGCGCAGGGGCTGGGGCTGGCCTATTGGCGGCAGCGGCTTCAGGCGCTGCTGGCGGATCCAGCTGCGGGCGGCCACACCCGAGCGGCGTTGCAGCAGGCAGAGCTGTTTGAGCAGCGCTACGGCCAATCAATCTCGGCGCTGCCGGCTCTGCTGCACCTGCGGCGGCGTCAGCGCTGGTGGGCGCTGCTGCGGCTTCCGGTAGAGCAGCACCCCTGGAAACACGGACCCCTGCGCACGCTGGGGCTTTACGGTCTGCTGGCTTGGTTGCCCCGATGA
- a CDS encoding glycosyltransferase family 2 protein, with protein MSRRWPLLWLSVGLDLLGVLAGALLAAQLRHHNPALVLQADGLAFGLVFLLLAWFLGGYSFLRWPWMPYRQLVQRWLLVVGSALGLAVLAGWLLNAAATAVWFHRSTLVILGAVLALWGLLLRRCLHPLARMQASQRLAASPVAEGRQRAGQPTSLKPKPTQREMLLLLVAYHPSPLEVQQLQACLAELPAEVGYAVVVNDHQPGEPVEQLAAGADCFLTNRDNPGYGRAVNRLVVRLGQLPPYIGVLNTDLSWPSGTFEQLLGWLQQHPQVSLAVPQILDEAGTPQKLCKHHPTVLGLFSRRFLPDVLKPAWLKRYDRWYVMADQNYQEVFDAPYLSGCCMLMRSDAYRRAGGFDERYFLYLEDADLTRSLAREGRCVHLPVAGVVHGWGRGNYRNLGLMAVNLASAWHYFRKWGWALW; from the coding sequence ATGAGTCGGCGCTGGCCGCTGCTCTGGCTCAGCGTGGGGCTCGATCTGTTGGGGGTGCTGGCGGGAGCTCTGCTAGCCGCTCAGCTGCGCCATCACAACCCAGCCCTGGTGCTGCAGGCCGATGGCCTGGCCTTTGGCCTGGTGTTTCTTCTGCTGGCTTGGTTCCTGGGGGGGTATTCGTTTTTGCGATGGCCCTGGATGCCCTACCGGCAGCTGGTCCAGCGCTGGTTGCTGGTGGTGGGCAGTGCCCTGGGCTTGGCGGTGCTGGCGGGTTGGCTGCTGAACGCAGCGGCCACGGCGGTGTGGTTCCACCGCAGCACGCTGGTGATCCTGGGGGCGGTGTTGGCCCTGTGGGGGTTGTTGCTGCGGCGTTGCTTGCATCCGCTGGCGCGGATGCAAGCCAGCCAACGGCTAGCGGCCTCTCCGGTGGCCGAGGGCAGGCAGCGTGCTGGGCAGCCGACTTCCTTAAAGCCAAAGCCCACCCAGCGCGAGATGCTGCTGTTGCTGGTGGCGTATCACCCCTCGCCGCTGGAGGTGCAGCAGCTGCAGGCCTGCCTGGCGGAGCTGCCGGCAGAGGTGGGCTATGCGGTGGTGGTGAACGATCACCAGCCCGGTGAGCCGGTGGAGCAATTGGCAGCTGGGGCCGATTGCTTCCTCACCAACCGCGATAACCCCGGCTACGGCCGTGCCGTGAACCGGTTGGTGGTGCGGCTGGGCCAGCTGCCGCCTTACATCGGGGTGCTGAACACTGATCTGTCCTGGCCCAGTGGCACGTTTGAACAGTTGCTGGGCTGGTTGCAGCAACACCCACAGGTGAGCTTGGCGGTGCCCCAGATCCTCGATGAGGCCGGCACGCCGCAAAAGCTCTGCAAACATCACCCCACGGTGCTGGGGCTGTTCAGCCGCCGCTTCCTGCCGGATGTGCTCAAGCCTGCCTGGCTGAAGCGCTACGACCGCTGGTATGTGATGGCGGATCAGAACTACCAGGAGGTGTTCGACGCGCCCTATCTGAGCGGCTGCTGCATGCTGATGCGCAGCGATGCCTACCGCCGGGCCGGCGGCTTCGATGAGCGCTATTTCCTCTATCTGGAGGATGCCGATCTCACCCGCAGCCTCGCCCGTGAGGGCCGCTGCGTGCATCTGCCGGTGGCGGGTGTGGTGCATGGCTGGGGCCGCGGCAACTACCGCAACCTGGGACTGATGGCGGTGAACCTGGCCAGTGCCTGGCACTACTTCCGCAAATGGGGCTGGGCGCTGTGGTGA
- the rfbB gene encoding dTDP-glucose 4,6-dehydratase, translating into MQDLLPQGTARVLVTGGAGFIGGAVVRRLLAASSAEVFNLDKLGYASDLTSIGDHPRHHFLRVDLADPAATAEAVRSADPDLVMHLAAESHVDRSIDGPGAFIESNVSGTFNLLQAVRAHWEQLPAERRERFRFHHISTDEVFGSLGPTGRFSETTPYDPRSPYSASKAASDHLVSAWHHTYGLPVVLTNCSNNYGPWQFPEKLIPVVILKAVAGEPIPLYGDGANVRDWLYVEDHVEALLLAATCGRLGESYCVGGAGDHGSPSERTNRDVVETICTLMDQLKPEGAPHARLITRVSDRPGHDRRYAIDAAKISTELGWTPRHSFEQGLEATLRWYLEHLDWCQAVRNRAGYSGERIGTQV; encoded by the coding sequence GTGCAGGATCTCTTACCGCAGGGCACCGCCCGGGTGCTGGTCACCGGAGGTGCCGGCTTTATCGGAGGTGCCGTGGTGCGGCGCCTGCTGGCCGCAAGTTCGGCGGAGGTGTTCAATCTCGACAAGCTTGGCTATGCCAGCGATCTCACCAGCATTGGCGATCACCCCCGCCACCACTTTTTAAGGGTGGATCTTGCCGATCCAGCGGCCACCGCCGAGGCCGTTCGCTCGGCGGATCCCGATCTGGTGATGCACCTAGCGGCTGAAAGCCATGTAGATCGCTCGATCGATGGGCCGGGTGCCTTCATCGAGAGCAATGTGAGCGGCACGTTCAACCTGCTGCAGGCGGTGCGGGCTCACTGGGAGCAGTTGCCCGCCGAACGGCGTGAGCGCTTCCGCTTTCATCACATCAGCACTGATGAGGTGTTTGGGTCGCTGGGGCCCACGGGCCGTTTCTCCGAAACCACGCCGTATGACCCTCGCAGCCCCTATTCCGCCAGCAAGGCCGCCAGCGATCACCTGGTGAGTGCCTGGCACCACACCTATGGCCTGCCGGTGGTGCTTACGAACTGCTCCAACAACTACGGCCCCTGGCAGTTCCCCGAGAAGCTGATCCCGGTGGTGATCCTCAAGGCTGTGGCTGGCGAGCCGATTCCGCTCTACGGCGATGGCGCCAACGTGCGCGATTGGCTGTACGTGGAAGACCATGTGGAGGCGCTGCTGTTGGCGGCCACTTGTGGGCGCCTGGGTGAGAGCTACTGCGTGGGCGGTGCCGGGGATCACGGCTCCCCCAGCGAGCGCACCAACCGCGATGTGGTGGAGACCATCTGCACCTTGATGGATCAATTGAAGCCTGAGGGTGCACCCCATGCCCGCCTGATCACCCGGGTGAGCGACCGCCCCGGCCACGACCGGCGCTACGCCATCGACGCGGCGAAGATCAGTACGGAGCTGGGCTGGACCCCGCGCCACAGCTTTGAGCAGGGGCTAGAGGCCACGCTGCGCTGGTATCTCGAGCACCTGGATTGGTGCCAAGCGGTGCGCAACCGCGCCGGTTATAGCGGCGAGCGCATCGGCACCCAGGTATGA
- a CDS encoding glycosyltransferase, with the protein MNVLFVHQGFPGQYLHICRALAQQGNHRLVAMGMQQPRTPLPKGVQHVIYGASRGNGQDVHPLALETETKVIRAEACAAAAEQLKHQGFQPNIICGHPGWGELLFLPYVWPDVPILMYQEFYYQIRGFDYDFDPEFQAELNWQKCAKAHMKNANTLLNLEAASWNVAPTGFQRSSFPERFQQRISVIHDGIDAGAAPAKANAGLTLTLRDGQELRQGEPIITFVNRTIEPYRGCHSFMRSIPLIQELQPNARIVIVGAEQGVSYGSACPQGEWKDRFMAEIEGSYDPSRLHFAGSLGYADFLNLLKLSQAHVYLTYPFVLSWSLLEAMSTACAIVGSATAPVMEVIRDGHNGLLVDFFSPKAIAEAVDQLLRDRKLAKQLGSQARNDALARYSLERCLPRQLELIDLVASGALGR; encoded by the coding sequence GTGAACGTTCTTTTTGTTCACCAAGGATTTCCAGGCCAATACCTGCACATCTGCCGCGCTCTTGCCCAGCAAGGCAACCACCGATTGGTGGCGATGGGGATGCAACAGCCCCGCACACCGCTACCCAAAGGTGTGCAGCACGTGATCTATGGCGCCTCAAGGGGCAATGGCCAAGACGTGCACCCGCTGGCCCTCGAAACCGAAACGAAGGTGATCCGCGCAGAAGCCTGCGCCGCTGCCGCCGAACAACTCAAACATCAGGGCTTCCAGCCCAACATCATCTGCGGCCATCCCGGCTGGGGAGAACTCTTATTTCTTCCCTACGTGTGGCCCGATGTGCCGATCCTGATGTATCAGGAGTTTTACTACCAGATTCGCGGCTTCGATTACGACTTCGACCCCGAATTCCAAGCCGAGCTCAACTGGCAAAAGTGCGCCAAGGCGCACATGAAAAACGCCAACACCCTGCTCAATCTCGAGGCCGCCAGCTGGAACGTGGCCCCCACCGGCTTCCAGCGCAGCAGCTTTCCCGAGCGCTTCCAGCAGCGCATCTCTGTGATTCACGACGGCATCGATGCCGGCGCCGCCCCCGCCAAAGCCAATGCCGGCCTCACGCTCACCCTGCGCGACGGCCAAGAGCTGCGCCAGGGCGAACCGATCATCACCTTCGTGAACCGCACGATCGAGCCATACCGGGGCTGCCATTCCTTCATGCGCTCCATCCCTCTGATCCAGGAGCTCCAGCCCAACGCCCGCATCGTGATCGTGGGGGCTGAGCAGGGCGTGAGCTATGGCTCCGCGTGCCCGCAAGGGGAATGGAAGGATCGCTTTATGGCCGAAATTGAGGGCTCCTACGACCCCTCACGCCTACATTTCGCCGGCAGCCTCGGCTATGCCGACTTCCTCAACCTGCTGAAGCTGAGCCAGGCGCATGTGTATCTCACCTATCCCTTCGTGCTCAGCTGGAGCCTGCTGGAGGCGATGAGCACTGCCTGCGCCATCGTGGGCTCCGCCACCGCCCCGGTGATGGAAGTGATCCGCGATGGCCACAACGGCCTGCTGGTGGATTTCTTCAGCCCCAAGGCCATCGCGGAAGCCGTGGATCAGCTGCTGCGCGATCGCAAGTTGGCCAAACAGCTTGGATCTCAGGCCCGCAACGATGCCCTGGCTCGCTACAGCCTCGAGCGCTGCCTGCCCCGCCAGCTAGAGCTGATTGATCTTGTAGCAAGTGGCGCCCTGGGGCGTTAA